From Pseudofrankia saprophytica, a single genomic window includes:
- the ffh gene encoding signal recognition particle protein translates to MFDTLSSRLDTVFKSLRGRGRLSEADIDATAREIRVALLEADVALPVVRAFIAAIKERARGVVVSQALNPAQQVIKIVNEELVGILGGGTTTLRLAKTPPTVILLAGLQGTGKTTLAGKLGMWLKKQGHTPLLVAADLQRPNAVNQLQVVGSRAGVEVFAPEPGNGVGDPVAVARDAMAHARRHVHDVVVVDTAGRLGIDEEMMRQAADIRDAVDPDEILFVVDAMVGQDAVTTALAFLDGVGFSGVVLTKLDGDARGGAALSVAHVTGRPIMFASTGEALADFDVFHPERMASRILGMGDVLTLIEQAEQAFDQDEAEEMARKMAASEFTLEDFLNQMLAVRKLGPIGNLLGMLPGMGQMKDQLSQVDDRDVDRVVAIIRSMTPGERSDPSILQKSRKERVARGSGVTVTEVNQLLDRFAEARKMMRQLANGAGIPGMGRGKAAQARKAPKKGKGANKKGNPAARAAQAAEAKNKQPGGGRVGGAPGVDGLPGGLPPGGMGDVDLSALLKPGAFNPPGRRGR, encoded by the coding sequence GTGTTCGACACCCTGTCCAGCCGACTCGACACGGTCTTCAAGTCGCTGCGCGGCCGGGGTCGGCTGTCCGAGGCCGACATCGACGCCACGGCGCGGGAGATCCGGGTCGCCCTGCTCGAGGCCGACGTCGCCCTGCCGGTCGTCCGCGCGTTCATCGCGGCGATCAAGGAGCGTGCCCGCGGGGTCGTGGTCAGCCAGGCGCTGAACCCGGCTCAGCAGGTCATCAAGATCGTCAACGAGGAGCTCGTCGGCATCCTCGGCGGCGGCACCACGACGCTGCGGCTGGCCAAGACGCCGCCCACCGTGATCCTGCTCGCCGGTCTGCAGGGCACCGGCAAGACGACGCTCGCCGGCAAGCTCGGTATGTGGCTGAAGAAGCAGGGGCACACGCCGCTGCTCGTGGCCGCGGACCTGCAGCGCCCGAACGCGGTGAACCAGCTGCAGGTCGTCGGGTCGAGGGCCGGCGTCGAGGTGTTCGCGCCCGAACCGGGCAACGGCGTCGGTGACCCGGTCGCGGTCGCCCGCGATGCCATGGCCCACGCTCGCCGCCATGTCCACGACGTGGTCGTCGTCGACACGGCTGGCCGCCTCGGCATCGACGAGGAGATGATGCGGCAGGCGGCCGACATCCGCGACGCGGTCGACCCGGACGAGATCCTCTTCGTCGTCGACGCGATGGTCGGCCAGGACGCCGTCACCACGGCGCTGGCGTTCCTCGACGGGGTCGGCTTCAGCGGCGTCGTGCTCACGAAGCTCGACGGTGACGCCCGCGGCGGCGCCGCGCTGTCGGTCGCGCACGTCACCGGCCGGCCGATCATGTTCGCGTCCACTGGCGAGGCACTCGCCGACTTCGACGTGTTCCACCCCGAACGGATGGCGTCACGCATCCTGGGCATGGGTGACGTCCTCACCCTGATCGAGCAGGCCGAGCAGGCCTTCGATCAGGACGAGGCCGAAGAGATGGCGCGGAAGATGGCCGCGTCGGAGTTCACCCTCGAGGACTTCCTCAACCAGATGCTGGCCGTTCGCAAGCTGGGGCCGATCGGCAACCTGCTCGGAATGCTGCCCGGCATGGGCCAGATGAAGGACCAGTTGTCCCAGGTCGACGACCGGGACGTCGACCGGGTCGTCGCGATCATCCGGTCGATGACACCGGGCGAGCGGAGCGATCCGAGCATCCTGCAGAAGAGCCGCAAGGAGCGGGTGGCCCGGGGGTCCGGGGTCACCGTCACCGAGGTCAACCAGCTGCTGGACCGGTTCGCCGAGGCGCGCAAGATGATGCGTCAGCTCGCGAATGGCGCCGGCATCCCTGGGATGGGACGCGGGAAGGCTGCTCAGGCCCGTAAGGCGCCGAAGAAGGGCAAGGGCGCCAACAAGAAGGGCAACCCGGCGGCGCGCGCCGCGCAGGCGGCGGAGGCCAAGAACAAGCAGCCCGGCGGTGGCCGCGTGGGCGGGGCTCCCGGCGTCGACGGGCTGCCGGGCGGCCTGCCTCCCGGCGGGATGGGGGATGTGGACCTGTCCGCACTGCTCAAGCCCGGAGCCTTCAACCCGCCCGGACGCCGCGGTCGTTAG
- the ftsY gene encoding signal recognition particle-docking protein FtsY, producing the protein MEYLYIIVVVAVLLVVAGGALVGNAVRRRPRLPRARSGAEELTGTGPAGGVGTLEAPPGALEAEAVAPAEVAQPPGLEVPAPAVGRLVRLRARLARSQSSLGRGLLSLLSGDELSDEDWEDVESTLLLADVGVGATGELVAALRERTAVLGARGYNDVREMLRDELLAQIGTTADRSLRVSAEDRPAVMLVVGVNGTGKTTTCGKIARLLVADGRSVVLGAADTFRAAAADQLETWGGRVGAVTVRGSEGADPASVAFDAVKQGIADGVDTVVIDTAGRLHTKVGLMDELSKIKRVIVKQSPVDEVILVLDATTGQNALIQARVFAEAVAITGVALTKLDGTAKGGIVIAVQRELGVPVKLVGLGEGPDDLAPFEPEGFVDALLGEPVS; encoded by the coding sequence GTGGAGTACCTGTACATCATCGTCGTGGTCGCCGTCCTGCTGGTGGTCGCGGGCGGGGCGCTGGTCGGCAACGCGGTGCGCCGCCGGCCCCGGCTGCCGCGGGCCCGGTCCGGCGCCGAGGAGCTGACCGGGACCGGGCCAGCCGGCGGTGTCGGCACGCTGGAGGCACCACCCGGCGCGCTGGAGGCGGAGGCGGTCGCCCCGGCCGAGGTGGCCCAGCCGCCCGGCCTCGAGGTGCCGGCGCCCGCGGTGGGCCGGCTCGTCCGGCTGCGCGCCCGGCTGGCCCGCTCGCAGTCGTCGCTCGGCCGCGGCCTGCTGTCACTGCTGTCCGGCGACGAGCTCTCGGACGAGGACTGGGAGGACGTCGAGTCGACGCTGCTGCTCGCCGACGTGGGTGTCGGCGCGACCGGCGAGCTCGTCGCGGCGCTGCGGGAGCGCACCGCCGTGCTCGGCGCCCGCGGCTACAACGACGTGCGGGAGATGCTGCGCGACGAGCTGCTCGCTCAGATCGGCACTACCGCCGACCGGTCGCTGCGCGTCTCGGCCGAGGACCGGCCCGCGGTCATGCTGGTCGTCGGGGTCAACGGCACCGGCAAGACGACCACGTGCGGCAAGATCGCGCGACTGCTGGTGGCCGACGGCCGGTCGGTCGTGCTCGGCGCGGCCGACACGTTCCGTGCCGCCGCCGCCGACCAGCTGGAGACCTGGGGCGGCCGGGTCGGCGCGGTGACGGTCCGCGGGTCGGAGGGCGCGGACCCGGCGTCGGTCGCCTTCGACGCGGTGAAGCAGGGCATCGCGGACGGCGTCGACACCGTCGTGATCGACACGGCCGGCCGTCTGCACACCAAGGTCGGACTGATGGACGAGCTTTCTAAGATCAAGAGGGTCATCGTCAAGCAGAGCCCGGTCGACGAGGTGATCCTCGTGCTGGACGCGACGACCGGCCAGAACGCCCTCATCCAGGCGAGGGTCTTCGCCGAGGCCGTCGCCATCACCGGCGTCGCCCTCACCAAGCTGGACGGCACCGCGAAGGGCGGCATCGTCATCGCCGTCCAACGTGAGCTGGGCGTCCCGGTCAAGCTGGTCGGCCTGGGCGAGGGTCCCGACGACCTCGCGCCGTTCGAACCCGAGGGCTTCGTCGACGCCCTGCTCGGCGAGCCCGTGAGCTGA
- a CDS encoding chromosome segregation SMC family protein: MYLKSLTLRGFKSFASSTTLRLEPGITCVVGPNGSGKSNVVDAMAWVLGEQGAKALRGGTMSDVIFAGTPSRPPLGRAEVLLTIDNSDGALPIEYSEVTVGRLMFRSGQSEYTINGTSCRLLDIQELMSDSGIGRELHVIVGQGQLDAVLHASPEERRAFIEEAAGVLKHRKRKEKALRKLEAMAANLTRLTDLSAELRRQLGPLGRQAEIARKAGVIQATLRDARLRLLADDLVTARTELAADIADEETVRARLAETEAAHAAAAEREQALEAELARIVPRAAAAQETWYALSSVRERLRGTGQLATERSRLLRAGAQATRGGRDPEELEQEAAAVHEREAALQARLERDRDTLTEVTSRRAELEAALAAEEQALLTASRAAAARRESMARLAGKVETARSRAAAAEADIVRLTEALDAAQARDAEASGSREALDTELARIETERDELASRHESAVTLHAAATERLEALRTQERGADRDRASAAARREALSLSLAPADGAAALLTATGEGPAPDERESAGGGRAGGGKPAGKGKQGRLAEAARVPDPPRTPIQVVGRLVNILAVTPGAEVAIAAALGPAADALAVGSVDDVVAALDWLRTAEAGRAAFVPAFPPPPVAPAAAELTEGLPGGAVPALELVRVVDQRFAPAVAAILGGVVVVDDLPSAAKLAAARPGLRLVTRDGDTLGPPAAVGGSAHAPSLLELAAAAEEAAAAMAAAEARAEASRTAMEPAREEVARTRAAIDAANADRSAAGARHRALTDQLAQLDRGRGSVAGEINRLERGRLAAEATRDQAYGALAELEAALAASDDELDVDERPAEERDRLVAATSAVRGEEVEARLAVRTSEERARGLAGRADALLRQAAQERSARAAAARTRALRERQAKIAAAVAVAADEALAACETSLAAAAAEREQADTARRATDTELAGVRDRVRAYAAALSALRDEAHRDELARETKRLRSEALEAKALEEHGIAADDLVAEYGPTLPVPPDEEGGKERPFDRAEQTARLAGAEKQLVRLGKINPLALEEFEALQERAAFLSAQLDDIKNTRRDLLLVVEEVDSRVREVFAAAFQDTAREFEIVFDTLFPGGEGRLVLTDPEDMLTTGIEVEARPPGKKVKRLSLLSGGERSLTALAMLLAIFRARPSPFYVLDEVEAALDDRNLGRLLNAVEGLRQKSQLIIITHQKRTMEIADALYGVSMRGDGVTTVISQRLRERASA, from the coding sequence GTGTACCTCAAGAGCCTGACACTGCGGGGCTTCAAGTCCTTCGCGAGCTCGACCACGCTGCGCCTCGAGCCGGGGATCACCTGTGTCGTCGGGCCCAACGGCTCGGGCAAGAGCAACGTCGTCGACGCGATGGCCTGGGTGCTCGGCGAGCAGGGCGCGAAGGCGCTGCGCGGCGGCACGATGTCCGACGTCATCTTCGCCGGGACGCCGTCGCGGCCGCCGCTGGGCCGCGCCGAGGTGCTGCTGACGATCGACAACTCCGACGGCGCGCTGCCCATCGAGTACAGCGAGGTCACGGTCGGGCGGCTGATGTTCCGCAGCGGCCAGAGCGAGTACACGATCAACGGCACCTCCTGCCGCCTGCTGGACATCCAGGAGCTCATGAGTGACTCCGGGATCGGCCGCGAGCTGCACGTGATCGTCGGCCAGGGCCAGCTGGACGCGGTGCTGCACGCGAGCCCCGAAGAGCGGCGGGCGTTCATCGAGGAGGCCGCGGGTGTCCTCAAGCACCGCAAGCGCAAGGAGAAGGCGCTTCGCAAGCTGGAGGCGATGGCGGCCAACCTCACCCGGCTGACCGACCTGTCCGCCGAGCTGCGCCGCCAGCTCGGCCCGCTGGGCCGGCAGGCGGAGATCGCTCGCAAGGCTGGCGTCATCCAGGCGACGTTGCGCGACGCGCGGCTGCGGCTGCTCGCCGACGACCTGGTCACCGCGCGGACGGAGCTCGCCGCCGACATCGCCGACGAGGAGACCGTCCGGGCCAGGCTCGCCGAGACCGAGGCCGCCCACGCCGCCGCCGCCGAGCGGGAGCAGGCGCTGGAGGCCGAGCTCGCCAGGATCGTCCCTCGCGCCGCCGCGGCCCAGGAGACCTGGTACGCCCTGTCGTCGGTGCGTGAGCGGCTGCGGGGCACCGGCCAGCTGGCCACCGAGCGCTCCAGGCTGCTGCGTGCTGGCGCGCAGGCCACCCGGGGCGGGCGCGACCCCGAGGAGCTGGAGCAGGAGGCGGCGGCCGTCCACGAGCGGGAGGCCGCGCTGCAGGCCCGCCTGGAGCGCGACCGGGACACGCTGACCGAGGTGACCAGCCGGCGCGCCGAGCTGGAGGCTGCCCTCGCCGCCGAGGAGCAGGCGCTGCTCACCGCGAGCCGCGCCGCCGCGGCCCGGCGGGAGAGCATGGCCCGGCTCGCGGGCAAGGTCGAGACGGCCCGCTCCCGGGCCGCGGCGGCGGAGGCCGACATCGTTCGGCTCACCGAGGCGCTCGACGCCGCCCAGGCCCGGGACGCCGAGGCCAGCGGCTCGCGCGAGGCGCTGGACACCGAGCTCGCCAGGATCGAGACGGAACGCGACGAGCTGGCCAGCCGGCACGAGTCGGCCGTCACTCTGCACGCCGCCGCGACCGAGCGGCTGGAGGCGCTGCGGACCCAGGAGCGCGGCGCCGACCGGGACCGTGCGTCGGCCGCCGCCCGCCGGGAGGCGCTCTCGCTTTCGCTGGCCCCGGCCGACGGCGCCGCCGCGCTGCTCACGGCCACCGGTGAGGGTCCAGCTCCGGACGAGCGGGAGTCCGCGGGCGGCGGGCGAGCCGGTGGGGGCAAGCCTGCGGGCAAGGGCAAGCAGGGCCGGCTGGCGGAGGCCGCCCGGGTGCCCGATCCGCCGCGGACCCCGATCCAGGTCGTCGGGCGGCTGGTGAACATCCTCGCGGTCACCCCGGGCGCAGAGGTGGCGATCGCCGCCGCCCTGGGGCCGGCCGCCGACGCGCTCGCGGTCGGGTCCGTCGACGACGTGGTCGCCGCCCTGGACTGGCTGCGCACCGCCGAGGCCGGCCGGGCCGCCTTCGTGCCGGCGTTCCCGCCGCCACCGGTCGCGCCGGCGGCGGCCGAGCTGACCGAAGGCCTGCCCGGCGGGGCCGTTCCGGCGCTGGAGCTCGTCCGGGTCGTCGACCAGCGGTTCGCCCCGGCCGTCGCCGCCATTCTCGGCGGGGTGGTGGTCGTCGACGACCTGCCAAGCGCGGCCAAGCTCGCCGCGGCTCGCCCGGGTCTGCGGCTGGTGACCCGTGACGGCGACACCCTCGGACCGCCGGCCGCGGTCGGCGGCAGCGCGCACGCGCCCTCGCTGCTGGAGCTGGCCGCCGCCGCGGAGGAGGCCGCCGCCGCGATGGCCGCCGCCGAGGCGCGGGCCGAGGCGTCCCGTACCGCGATGGAGCCCGCCCGCGAGGAGGTCGCGAGGACCAGGGCCGCGATCGACGCGGCCAACGCCGACCGCTCCGCCGCAGGCGCCCGCCACCGGGCGCTGACCGACCAGCTCGCCCAGCTGGACCGGGGCCGGGGCTCCGTCGCCGGGGAGATCAACCGGCTGGAACGCGGCCGGCTCGCCGCGGAGGCGACGCGCGACCAGGCCTACGGCGCGCTCGCCGAGCTCGAGGCGGCGCTCGCGGCGAGCGACGACGAGCTGGACGTCGACGAGCGGCCCGCCGAGGAGCGCGACCGGCTCGTCGCGGCCACCTCCGCCGTCCGGGGCGAGGAGGTCGAGGCCAGGCTCGCGGTGCGTACCAGCGAGGAGCGCGCCCGGGGGCTCGCCGGCCGGGCCGACGCCCTGCTGCGCCAGGCCGCTCAGGAGCGCTCGGCCCGCGCGGCGGCCGCCCGTACCCGGGCGCTGCGCGAGCGCCAGGCGAAGATCGCCGCCGCCGTCGCGGTCGCGGCCGACGAGGCGCTCGCCGCGTGCGAGACGTCGCTGGCCGCCGCCGCGGCCGAGCGGGAGCAGGCGGACACCGCCCGCCGGGCGACCGACACCGAGCTCGCCGGCGTGCGTGACCGGGTGCGCGCCTACGCGGCGGCCCTGTCCGCGCTGCGCGACGAGGCGCACCGGGACGAGCTGGCGCGGGAGACCAAGCGGCTGCGATCCGAGGCGCTCGAGGCCAAGGCGCTGGAGGAGCACGGCATCGCCGCCGACGACCTGGTCGCCGAATACGGCCCCACGCTGCCGGTACCCCCGGATGAGGAGGGTGGCAAGGAGCGGCCCTTCGACCGCGCCGAGCAGACCGCGAGGCTCGCAGGCGCGGAGAAGCAGCTGGTCCGGCTCGGGAAGATCAACCCGCTCGCGCTCGAGGAGTTCGAGGCCCTGCAGGAGCGGGCCGCCTTCCTGTCCGCGCAGCTCGACGACATCAAGAACACCCGGCGTGACCTGTTGCTCGTCGTCGAGGAGGTCGACTCGCGGGTCCGTGAGGTCTTCGCCGCCGCGTTCCAGGACACCGCCCGCGAGTTCGAGATCGTCTTCGACACGCTGTTTCCCGGCGGCGAGGGCCGGCTCGTGCTCACCGACCCCGAGGACATGCTCACGACCGGGATCGAGGTGGAGGCCCGGCCGCCTGGCAAGAAGGTCAAGCGGCTGTCGCTGCTGTCGGGCGGCGAGCGCTCGCTGACCGCGCTCGCGATGCTGCTGGCGATCTTCCGGGCCCGCCCGTCGCCGTTCTACGTCCTCGACGAGGTGGAGGCGGCGCTCGACGACCGCAACCTCGGCCGGCTGCTGAACGCCGTCGAGGGGCTAAGGCAGAAGTCGCAGCTGATCATCATCACCCACCAGAAGCGCACGATGGAGATCGCCGACGCGTTGTACGGCGTGTCGATGCGCGGTGACGGCGTGACCACGGTGATCAGTCAGCGGCTGCGCGAGCGGGCCTCCGCATAG